A part of Methanomassiliicoccales archaeon genomic DNA contains:
- a CDS encoding right-handed parallel beta-helix repeat-containing protein — protein MKRTILLLGILAVVFAMLFAFNSNAAAADSPTPVYVQPGQVSGTWTNDNVYYVTGDIQVAEGETLTIEEGTTILFDNGAILAVDGTLVADGAGNGTIIFGANSSTPWVGYWDGIVVNSTGVATLKNVNITYAYISLFVKDGTIAVQDVYIADTYIGVRIIESEAETNLTLSDITIDNYWTYGIHVRNLDQAIRFSLSDSEMENGNSADGVMIEAGDDLNGTVYAAISNVKIDGGLSAVNVLATLDIQLLVVDCTFTAQEDVSVAADSLFGSVELVIDGSIIDGSNSNDDSWIYTMTEIEYEFEVIPYDSEDENQTTSNEMLVAELPFDFVFSGVSIDQVFMTNDYLYLQGGYVYPAYNSNVEVNGGSTFYGFKVYDDRAVFQWSQSLMYENSRLNLYEVILWANGDIQLNYNVMESTSWSAINLVTGYYNYVISDLIGSASDQDYRSYLLSGQSLSPGTGVTAVTLLGEVTITMTDSTISSFDQGAIYALSEEGYVMFEMSDSEISWINNYDYEGAVNLLAYYGAVDVLVQNNYFYQVYDMVFYIESYMEEPDDVFVDILDNEFVKCFMVAYVGTWVNIADSMENTSEMLIRTSFNDNMLLDSGAVYFYTSINLFDEGGSDVTIEEEYMNNTFETVLFIGDLPLLDWSYWDASMFKSETNYYSYDSVFEDSLTKQVTVTGNEFSELPGLPFWDDGGILFHYPNAFDVSTSLWFSGEQLTADISTTIMDNIVAIEESSSSGPLVNVASYLNTYEGDVGISESVIVSDNTLVDETIESFGVLIDSEAYFGLNNVATKESSIEGVYVVEDNYLEGMIFGARIALGREVENVAGDITISDAVRLNRNTVVNSGPALYIEMDNDFGFYDYFPYASLYEGGEIVQNVEYNVDVEVMDNSIECVYSYDWYGAIYIDLYTDIWNPGNTLLTDPSVIGTTSIAVSGNQVQMSNVDIDAIEIYQSAYAGGRDSVSNITSDIVVVENVIAGNYFDHGIYVEVGNDAYTEYERNNLLDSPVSILYATVEISDNMVDCAQYGIEMYLWTEAYLGAAMEYTTFNGMIVNNMVYNSTYAGIAAYVDVYMINYYECMSQTNDTVSITVAQNTVDNELDETYGIYVETYYYWWYYYDQYAAMTGTMSFVIEDNDVSNAYCGIYVDVYDESLLTTEVYVLDNTIWSVYYYGIEAYADHLTITGNIVNEGWNYGIYVGYSSGVISDNQVSWFDDCGIYVYDGWDMVISDNSVTYCGLDDEYGVLLEYIYNVTFSNNVITNNQWGLYVYNAEASAIISNVIEKNTYGGAYFYEIFETVIESNSFSENGGDGAVFYYGYDFVIGNNTFEKNLGFGLYMDIGSGRGYLYNNEFSYNGEYGLYAYSYGGIWLGASSGEIDHSDEWHGLIWIVDEQAIVLMNSVEFYGELKVLEGGHLKVESAEAFCFGESSVDGTPSLIVEGTMDILNTYMYAYEEVFEFEIYGTVSAELSVFEAMKQVYIAEGSTAVFRKCEFKGAWLETIFIDNASPMFSMCTMVGASDRAVVWIQGPNANPTITGGIILGGMQGIYAKDASIGNVYDTIFAMNYMAGIYGEGVTGKIHDNVFMLNGVAIMLKDSDVSIEDNEIGWTMYMDALAKYAPVLELVGHHFFEMLPYLEDLLPFILSSPPMDDPMVDLIGTLMQVGVYAEDSDIEMSGNTYGMLYQCVYLNGGTLSFSDKIEMRMLEVPYFIGLNTSSMQIMVQNVNGLYAVNADVVVDGATISVVDDAIVLENCDAKVLNSTLDAGDFDIYAMAGSEVEVRSTVMEKVKSEDSNTITVWYFLEVTAVDDEGAPVEGRTVKVYNAAGDLIAEGKTDANGKFTTEVVAYKVTDAGKSAAETYKVKVDFKNGEVSTTAAVTEPVTMVEVAAEKDNTAMYVGLAVVAVAVLLIAVALLMRARKK, from the coding sequence ATGAAACGTACCATTCTCCTCCTGGGCATATTGGCGGTCGTGTTCGCCATGCTGTTCGCGTTCAACTCCAATGCGGCGGCAGCGGACTCCCCGACACCTGTCTATGTGCAACCAGGTCAGGTCAGTGGTACTTGGACAAATGATAATGTGTATTATGTGACAGGAGACATCCAGGTCGCGGAGGGTGAGACCCTTACGATCGAGGAGGGCACCACGATACTATTCGACAACGGTGCCATCCTTGCAGTCGATGGGACGCTCGTCGCTGACGGGGCAGGCAATGGCACGATAATATTCGGTGCTAACAGCTCAACCCCCTGGGTCGGTTATTGGGATGGCATCGTTGTCAACTCGACCGGTGTAGCGACGCTGAAGAACGTCAACATCACCTATGCGTACATCTCTCTGTTTGTCAAAGATGGGACCATCGCGGTGCAGGATGTCTACATTGCCGATACCTACATTGGTGTCCGTATAATCGAGTCCGAGGCTGAGACCAATCTGACCCTTTCTGACATTACCATAGATAACTATTGGACCTATGGTATCCATGTAAGGAACCTGGACCAGGCGATCAGATTCAGTCTTTCCGACAGCGAGATGGAGAATGGGAATAGTGCGGACGGTGTAATGATAGAGGCGGGCGACGACCTGAATGGTACCGTCTATGCAGCGATCAGCAACGTCAAGATCGACGGCGGCCTCTCTGCCGTGAACGTGCTTGCCACCCTTGACATCCAGTTGTTGGTTGTTGATTGCACATTCACCGCTCAAGAGGACGTATCGGTAGCGGCCGACTCATTGTTCGGGTCGGTGGAGCTGGTCATTGATGGGAGCATCATCGACGGCTCGAACTCAAATGATGATTCCTGGATCTACACAATGACCGAGATAGAGTATGAGTTCGAGGTCATTCCATACGATTCTGAGGATGAGAACCAGACAACATCCAATGAGATGCTGGTGGCCGAACTGCCATTTGACTTCGTGTTCTCCGGCGTATCTATAGACCAGGTCTTCATGACAAACGATTATCTCTATCTCCAAGGAGGGTATGTATATCCAGCCTATAACTCGAATGTGGAGGTCAATGGGGGCTCTACCTTCTATGGGTTCAAGGTCTATGATGACAGGGCCGTCTTCCAATGGTCTCAGAGTCTGATGTATGAGAACAGCAGATTGAACCTGTACGAGGTCATCCTGTGGGCGAACGGCGATATACAATTGAACTACAATGTCATGGAATCGACATCATGGTCGGCCATTAATTTGGTGACAGGATACTATAACTATGTGATCAGTGACCTGATCGGTTCCGCCTCAGACCAAGACTATAGGAGCTATCTGCTCTCTGGTCAGAGCCTATCGCCAGGCACCGGTGTGACCGCTGTGACCTTGCTCGGTGAGGTTACAATCACCATGACAGACAGCACAATAAGCAGCTTCGACCAGGGCGCCATATATGCCCTCTCAGAGGAAGGCTATGTGATGTTCGAGATGTCCGACAGCGAGATCTCCTGGATCAACAACTATGATTATGAGGGCGCGGTCAATCTGCTGGCGTACTACGGGGCCGTCGATGTCCTGGTACAGAACAACTATTTCTATCAGGTCTACGACATGGTGTTCTACATCGAGTCCTACATGGAGGAGCCCGATGATGTGTTCGTCGACATTCTCGACAACGAGTTCGTAAAATGTTTCATGGTCGCCTACGTAGGGACATGGGTGAACATAGCCGACTCCATGGAGAACACCTCGGAGATGCTGATAAGAACCTCGTTCAATGACAACATGCTCCTGGACTCTGGTGCTGTATACTTCTATACTAGCATCAATCTGTTCGATGAGGGCGGTTCCGATGTGACGATCGAAGAAGAATACATGAACAACACCTTCGAGACCGTTCTGTTCATCGGGGACCTCCCGTTGTTGGATTGGTCATATTGGGACGCATCCATGTTCAAGTCTGAAACGAACTATTATAGTTACGATAGCGTGTTCGAGGACTCCCTGACAAAACAAGTCACGGTGACCGGGAACGAGTTCTCTGAGCTGCCTGGATTGCCGTTCTGGGATGACGGTGGGATTTTGTTCCACTATCCGAACGCGTTCGATGTGTCCACCTCATTATGGTTCAGCGGGGAGCAGTTGACAGCGGACATATCGACCACCATCATGGACAACATTGTGGCGATCGAGGAATCCAGTTCGAGCGGTCCGCTGGTCAATGTTGCGTCCTACCTGAACACCTATGAGGGGGACGTCGGGATAAGCGAATCAGTCATCGTATCCGATAACACGCTCGTGGATGAAACGATAGAGTCGTTCGGGGTGCTGATCGATTCCGAGGCATACTTTGGATTGAACAACGTGGCAACCAAGGAGTCCAGCATCGAAGGCGTTTATGTGGTGGAGGACAACTATCTCGAAGGCATGATCTTCGGTGCGAGGATCGCACTGGGGAGGGAGGTAGAGAACGTTGCCGGAGACATCACCATAAGTGACGCCGTAAGGTTGAACAGGAACACCGTCGTCAACTCTGGCCCGGCGCTGTATATTGAGATGGACAATGACTTTGGGTTCTATGACTACTTCCCGTATGCATCCCTATATGAGGGCGGAGAAATAGTCCAGAACGTGGAGTATAATGTCGACGTAGAGGTGATGGACAACAGCATCGAATGCGTCTACAGCTACGATTGGTACGGCGCGATCTATATCGACCTCTATACTGACATCTGGAACCCAGGAAACACGCTGTTGACCGATCCATCCGTCATTGGGACAACCTCGATCGCGGTCTCTGGTAACCAAGTCCAGATGAGCAATGTCGACATTGACGCCATCGAGATATACCAGAGTGCCTACGCGGGTGGAAGAGATTCGGTCTCCAACATCACGAGCGACATTGTGGTAGTTGAGAACGTCATAGCGGGAAATTACTTCGATCATGGGATATATGTTGAGGTTGGGAATGATGCTTATACTGAATATGAAAGGAACAACCTCTTAGACTCGCCCGTATCTATTCTCTATGCTACAGTGGAGATATCGGACAACATGGTCGACTGTGCCCAGTATGGTATAGAGATGTACCTGTGGACCGAAGCGTATCTCGGCGCCGCAATGGAGTACACGACGTTTAATGGAATGATCGTGAACAACATGGTCTATAACTCCACCTACGCTGGCATCGCGGCATATGTTGACGTATACATGATCAACTACTATGAATGCATGAGCCAGACGAACGACACAGTATCCATCACAGTGGCCCAGAACACGGTCGACAACGAACTGGATGAAACATATGGTATCTATGTCGAGACGTATTATTATTGGTGGTACTACTATGACCAATATGCCGCAATGACGGGGACGATGTCATTTGTCATCGAGGACAACGACGTGTCAAACGCCTATTGCGGTATTTACGTCGATGTCTACGACGAGTCACTCCTGACCACTGAGGTATATGTGCTGGACAACACGATCTGGTCCGTATACTACTATGGCATCGAGGCCTATGCCGACCACCTGACGATCACAGGCAACATCGTCAATGAGGGCTGGAACTACGGCATCTATGTCGGGTACTCATCAGGTGTCATCTCCGATAATCAGGTCTCCTGGTTTGACGATTGTGGCATCTATGTCTATGACGGTTGGGACATGGTCATATCGGACAACTCGGTCACGTACTGTGGGCTGGACGATGAGTACGGTGTGCTGCTCGAGTACATATACAACGTGACCTTCTCGAACAATGTGATAACAAACAACCAGTGGGGTCTGTATGTATACAATGCGGAGGCGTCCGCGATCATCAGTAACGTGATCGAGAAGAACACCTACGGTGGTGCCTACTTCTATGAGATCTTCGAGACCGTGATCGAGAGCAACTCCTTCAGCGAGAACGGCGGAGACGGTGCCGTGTTCTACTACGGTTACGACTTCGTCATAGGGAACAACACCTTCGAGAAGAACCTTGGCTTCGGTCTGTACATGGACATCGGTTCGGGCCGTGGGTACCTGTACAACAACGAATTCTCGTACAATGGAGAATATGGACTGTACGCATACTCATATGGTGGCATTTGGCTAGGCGCGTCGTCAGGCGAAATTGACCACTCCGACGAGTGGCACGGTTTGATCTGGATAGTCGACGAGCAGGCCATTGTCCTGATGAACAGCGTGGAGTTCTATGGTGAGCTGAAGGTTTTGGAAGGCGGCCACCTCAAGGTCGAGAGCGCTGAGGCCTTCTGCTTCGGAGAATCCTCCGTCGATGGAACACCATCGCTGATCGTTGAGGGCACCATGGACATACTGAACACCTACATGTATGCCTATGAGGAGGTCTTTGAGTTCGAGATCTACGGCACGGTCAGCGCCGAGCTCTCGGTCTTCGAGGCCATGAAGCAGGTGTACATCGCCGAGGGATCGACGGCAGTGTTCCGCAAATGCGAGTTCAAAGGAGCTTGGCTCGAGACGATCTTCATAGACAACGCCTCTCCAATGTTCTCGATGTGCACGATGGTCGGCGCCTCCGACAGGGCAGTTGTGTGGATCCAGGGTCCGAACGCTAACCCGACGATAACAGGCGGTATAATCCTGGGAGGGATGCAAGGCATCTATGCCAAGGACGCTAGCATCGGCAACGTCTACGACACCATCTTCGCGATGAACTACATGGCGGGCATCTACGGAGAGGGCGTCACCGGCAAGATACACGACAACGTGTTCATGCTGAACGGAGTGGCCATCATGCTCAAGGACAGCGACGTCTCGATAGAGGACAATGAGATAGGCTGGACCATGTATATGGACGCCCTAGCGAAGTATGCACCTGTATTGGAGCTGGTCGGCCATCACTTCTTCGAGATGTTGCCTTATCTTGAGGACCTGTTGCCGTTTATCTTGAGCAGCCCTCCGATGGACGACCCGATGGTGGACCTCATTGGCACGCTCATGCAGGTAGGTGTCTACGCTGAGGACAGCGATATTGAGATGAGCGGCAACACCTACGGCATGTTGTACCAGTGTGTATACCTGAACGGCGGCACCTTGAGCTTCTCCGACAAGATCGAGATGAGAATGCTGGAGGTTCCATACTTCATCGGGCTCAACACCAGCAGCATGCAGATAATGGTGCAGAACGTCAACGGCCTCTATGCTGTGAACGCAGATGTGGTCGTGGACGGAGCAACGATCTCGGTTGTTGACGACGCCATCGTCCTGGAGAACTGCGACGCCAAGGTGTTGAACTCGACGTTGGATGCTGGTGACTTTGACATATACGCCATGGCAGGCTCTGAGGTTGAAGTGAGGAGCACGGTCATGGAGAAGGTCAAGTCCGAGGACAGCAACACCATCACGGTCTGGTACTTCCTTGAGGTGACGGCCGTCGATGATGAGGGAGCACCTGTCGAGGGAAGGACCGTCAAGGTCTACAACGCGGCCGGTGATCTGATCGCCGAGGGCAAGACGGATGCGAACGGCAAGTTCACCACCGAGGTAGTGGCCTATAAGGTCACCGACGCAGGAAAGAGCGCTGCCGAGACATACAAGGTCAAGGTAGACTTCAAGAACGGTGAGGTCAGCACCACTGCCGCCGTGACTGAGCCAGTGACAATGGTGGAGGTGGCAGCCGAGAAGGACAACACCGCCATGTATGTCGGTCTCGCAGTCGTTGCGGTTGCGGTCCTGCTGATCGCGGTCGCGCTGCTGATGCGTGCCAGGAAGAAGTAA
- the hypB gene encoding hydrogenase nickel incorporation protein HypB has translation MHKVTDISMEMDVLEENKHLAEHNHENLRARGIRSVDVMGSIGSGKTAMIIALAKELRKRGVDVAVIAGDVTGQDDFDRFQDAGIRAYNINTGKECHLDSRMIDHALDHMDLEGVKFLFIENVGNLVCPADFPLGTDHRMVVISVTEGDDMVRKHPMIFNDSDIAVLNKIDLAEYMQVDVERIKRDYRSLRPGKELYLTSVRTGAGLDRLLKALGFDK, from the coding sequence GTGCACAAGGTCACCGATATCTCGATGGAAATGGACGTTTTAGAAGAGAACAAGCACCTGGCCGAACATAATCATGAGAACTTGAGGGCGAGGGGCATTAGGTCAGTGGACGTAATGGGTTCCATCGGCTCAGGTAAGACCGCAATGATAATCGCCTTGGCCAAAGAGCTTAGGAAAAGAGGTGTTGATGTTGCGGTCATAGCTGGGGATGTGACCGGCCAAGATGATTTCGATCGTTTTCAAGATGCCGGGATTAGAGCATATAATATCAACACCGGCAAAGAGTGTCATCTTGACTCCCGCATGATCGACCATGCCCTGGACCACATGGACCTTGAGGGTGTCAAATTCCTTTTCATAGAGAACGTTGGGAACCTTGTCTGTCCAGCGGATTTTCCGTTGGGTACCGACCATCGGATGGTGGTCATATCGGTGACCGAGGGCGATGACATGGTGAGGAAACATCCGATGATCTTCAACGACTCTGATATCGCGGTTCTGAACAAGATCGACCTCGCCGAGTATATGCAGGTCGATGTCGAGAGGATCAAAAGAGATTATCGCTCCCTCCGACCAGGTAAGGAACTGTATCTGACAAGCGTGAGGACAGGAGCGGGACTGGACCGCCTCCTGAAGGCATTAGGTTTCGATAAGTGA
- the purD gene encoding phosphoribosylamine--glycine ligase: MKEKVLVVGGGGREHAIVTALVRSDAEVYAVMKNKNPGIVRAAKDHALIKETDVEKVVSYARSKGIELAIIGPEAPLEAGLTDALRKDGVGCVGPSRSAARLETSKSYARELMERNNIPGNLRFRTFVEAAPAKKYIDEIDHEVAVKPVGLTGGKGVKVQGEHLLTKSDVKAYIDEVFEKRIGGAGVVLEEKAIGEEFTMQAFCDGKTLVPMPLVQDHKRAYEGDVGPNTGGMGSYTDADHLLPFVKRYERDEAESILQKVVSAMSKEGSPYQGIIYGQFMLTKDGPKVIEFNARFGDPEAMNVLTILSSNFTDVAWSIADGYLNANKVSFLNKATVCKYVVPQGYGTTPRSGLPIKVNESAIHELGAEAYFAAVDEIDGKILTGTSRSVGVVGVADTIDGAERICESALRYVEGEALYVRHDIGTKELVEKRVSHMNLIRGGAR; the protein is encoded by the coding sequence ATGAAAGAAAAGGTCTTGGTGGTCGGTGGCGGTGGGCGTGAGCACGCCATCGTGACCGCATTGGTCCGTTCGGACGCCGAGGTCTATGCGGTCATGAAGAATAAGAACCCGGGGATCGTCCGGGCCGCAAAGGACCATGCTCTGATCAAGGAGACCGATGTCGAGAAGGTCGTATCGTACGCGAGGTCGAAGGGCATAGAGCTTGCGATCATCGGTCCAGAGGCGCCTTTAGAAGCGGGATTGACCGATGCCCTCAGGAAGGATGGGGTGGGCTGCGTGGGACCGTCGAGGTCAGCCGCCCGCCTTGAGACCTCTAAAAGTTATGCCAGGGAGCTGATGGAAAGGAACAATATACCTGGAAATCTCAGGTTCAGAACATTCGTGGAGGCCGCTCCTGCGAAGAAATATATCGATGAGATCGACCACGAGGTGGCGGTCAAACCGGTCGGCCTGACCGGAGGTAAAGGTGTAAAGGTCCAAGGGGAGCATCTCCTTACGAAATCAGATGTGAAGGCTTACATCGACGAGGTCTTCGAGAAGAGGATCGGAGGGGCCGGGGTGGTATTAGAAGAGAAGGCCATAGGCGAGGAGTTCACAATGCAGGCCTTCTGTGATGGAAAAACATTGGTCCCAATGCCGTTGGTCCAGGACCATAAACGTGCTTATGAGGGGGATGTAGGACCGAACACGGGAGGCATGGGGTCATATACGGATGCGGACCATCTGCTGCCATTCGTGAAGAGGTATGAAAGGGATGAGGCGGAGAGCATATTGCAAAAGGTCGTCTCTGCGATGTCCAAGGAAGGGTCACCATATCAGGGTATCATCTACGGTCAGTTCATGCTGACAAAGGATGGACCTAAGGTCATCGAGTTTAACGCAAGGTTCGGGGACCCGGAGGCGATGAACGTACTTACCATATTGAGCTCCAATTTCACAGATGTGGCCTGGAGCATCGCCGATGGTTATCTCAATGCCAACAAAGTGAGCTTTTTGAACAAGGCCACGGTTTGCAAGTATGTCGTGCCTCAGGGATATGGCACGACGCCAAGGTCGGGTCTGCCCATCAAGGTCAATGAGAGCGCGATCCATGAACTGGGGGCAGAAGCGTACTTCGCCGCGGTAGACGAGATCGACGGAAAGATATTGACCGGCACGTCCAGGTCAGTGGGGGTCGTTGGCGTTGCCGACACCATAGACGGGGCTGAAAGGATCTGTGAATCGGCCTTGAGATATGTCGAGGGCGAAGCCCTTTATGTGAGACATGACATCGGTACCAAGGAGCTTGTTGAGAAAAGGGTCTCTCACATGAACCTCATCAGAGGTGGTGCGAGATGA
- a CDS encoding translin family protein produces the protein MRNIEQIANNIQAKLDDKDTVREIAIKSSRAIIRIAGSVNHGVHKHENMEKEMHEALDEAERLQSLLEDHQEIWSSGIVQDALQEMVEAAIVLALLGGHDLPEPEDLKVPPTTYLLGFADAIGELRRFALESLRQGKVEEAERYLDTMEEMFLVLMRFDYPDAIVSIRRKQDIARSILEKTRGEVAVAVSSMRLEEKISQLKDVLDRQGGA, from the coding sequence ATGAGGAACATCGAGCAGATCGCCAATAATATCCAGGCAAAGCTTGACGACAAGGACACCGTCAGAGAGATCGCGATCAAGTCGTCGAGGGCGATCATAAGGATCGCAGGCAGCGTGAACCATGGTGTTCACAAGCACGAGAACATGGAGAAGGAGATGCATGAGGCCCTGGACGAGGCAGAGAGGTTGCAGAGCCTGTTGGAGGACCACCAGGAGATATGGAGCTCAGGGATAGTGCAGGACGCCCTCCAGGAGATGGTTGAGGCCGCGATCGTATTAGCGCTTCTCGGAGGCCATGACCTGCCTGAGCCAGAGGATCTGAAGGTGCCACCTACGACCTATCTTCTGGGATTCGCTGACGCCATCGGGGAACTAAGAAGGTTCGCCTTGGAGTCCCTGAGGCAGGGGAAGGTCGAGGAGGCCGAGCGCTACCTCGACACCATGGAAGAGATGTTCCTAGTGCTGATGAGGTTCGATTATCCAGATGCGATCGTTTCGATCAGGCGGAAACAGGACATCGCCCGCTCGATATTGGAGAAGACGAGGGGCGAGGTGGCCGTGGCCGTGAGCTCCATGAGGTTGGAAGAGAAGATATCCCAGCTGAAGGATGTCCTTGACAGACAGGGAGGGGCCTGA